The following is a genomic window from Candidatus Binatia bacterium.
CTTCATCAGCGTCAATCCGAAGCTCGTAACGGGGCTCGGCGATCGCGTCGCGTCGGCGACGACCTTCGCGGGAACGAGCCTGGGGATCGCGTGGGCGCCGAGCTCCAAGTACGCCGCGCTCTTCGCAAGCGTCGCCGCGGGAAAGAGTTCGATGCAGAGCGCGCTCGAGACGCCGGGGCTGCGGATCGGCCGCACCGATCCGAAGCTCGATCCGAAGGGCGCCTATACGATCCAGGGGATGACGATCTGGCTCGGCAGCGACGGTGAGCGTACGATTCTCGGCGACGACGAGAACCCGGCGCAGATCTTTCCCGAAGAAGATCTGCTCGCGCGGATAGACACCGGTCAAGCCGACGTCGGATTCTTCTATCGCACCGAAGCGGTCGCGCGCGGCTACCAGTTCGTTCCGCTTCCCGGCGACGCCGCGCTGACCGATCGCATCACCTACACGCTCGCCGTCATGAAGGCGGCGCCGCATCCCGGCGCCGCGAAGGCCTTCGCCGATTTCATCCTCACCGGCGAGGGGCGCGCGATTCTGGAAAAGGCCGGCGTCATCTATCGTAAGACGCCGCATTGACCGTCAAGGCGCAGTTTCCCGAAGAGCAGACGACCGACGGCAGTTTCGCGCGCCAGGCGGACTCGTTCCGCGACTGGGTGCGCGCCGACGGCAGCACGGAGTTCCCGGCGGTCGCCGGTCGCTATCATCTCTACGTCTCGCTCGCCTGTCCCTGGGCGAGCCGCACGGTTATCGTTCGCGCGCTCAAAGGTCTGCGCAACGCAATCGGCATGACGGTCGTCGATCCGATCCGCGACGAACGCGGCTGGCGCTTCACCGCGAGCGAGCCCGACCCGCTCAATGGCTGGGCGTTCTTGAGCGAGGCGTACTTCGCCACCGATCCCGGCTATCGCGCGCGCGTCACGGTCCCGGTCCTCTGGGACGCGCAGCGCAAGCGCATCGTCAGCAACGACGACGACGACATCATGCGCATGCTGGAAACCGAGTTCGATGCGGTCGCCGCCAACCCGCGGCTCGACCTCTATCCGCGCGATCTCGCCGGCGAGATAGACGAGCTCAACGCGCGCCTCTACGAGAATTTCAATAACGGCGTCTATCGCGCCGGCTTCGCCACGCATCAAGCGCCCTACG
Proteins encoded in this region:
- a CDS encoding extracellular solute-binding protein, which gives rise to MYAGSLVTPMEGAIKSALAQRGIEFQGQPGGSKELANLIAAGVKSPDVFISVNPKLVTGLGDRVASATTFAGTSLGIAWAPSSKYAALFASVAAGKSSMQSALETPGLRIGRTDPKLDPKGAYTIQGMTIWLGSDGERTILGDDENPAQIFPEEDLLARIDTGQADVGFFYRTEAVARGYQFVPLPGDAALTDRITYTLAVMKAAPHPGAAKAFADFILTGEGRAILEKAGVIYRKTPH
- a CDS encoding glutathione S-transferase family protein, translating into MTVKAQFPEEQTTDGSFARQADSFRDWVRADGSTEFPAVAGRYHLYVSLACPWASRTVIVRALKGLRNAIGMTVVDPIRDERGWRFTASEPDPLNGWAFLSEAYFATDPGYRARVTVPVLWDAQRKRIVSNDDDDIMRMLETEFDAVAANPRLDLYPRDLAGEIDELNARLYENFNNGVYRAGFATHQAPYERAAYRVFEFLDEMERRLADRRYLFGAQPVESDWRFFVTLVRFDPVYYGHFKCNLRRIVDYQNLYGYLRDLYQIDGIAATVDFDQIKRHYYYTHDDINPTRIVPIGPLQDLTAPHGRERLP